Within Ralstonia pickettii DTP0602, the genomic segment TTCCACTGCATCGTGGCGGCGAGCCGCAACGATCCGCTGGGAGAGTTTGCAAGGGTGACGGACATGGCCTCCGGCTGGGGCGCGGAACTGGTCGACCTGGGCGAGGTCGGTCATCTGAACCCAGCGTCGGGCTATGGGCCATGGCCCGCAGCATACGCGCTGATTCGCAGGCTGGCCCAAAGCCAAGCCGTGTCGGGAGTCCTCGCATGAGCCCAAGCCAAACGCCCACTTGTGATGCCTTGCACGCGCAAGGCCACTGGAATCCCGATTGGGACGCCATGGCGTCTCTGGCGCCGGACTGGACCGAGCAGTTTATGCGCATGGTCAGCTTTCCACTGAACTCCCCCGCGCTCGACTCGCGGACCTTCGAGCTGGTCTGCATCGCGATCGACGCGTCTGTGACCCACATGTTCGCGCCCGGCACGCGACGCCACATTCGGCGAGCGCTCGATCTCGGCGTGAGTGCCGACGAGATCGTCGCCGTGCTGCAGCTCACCGCCACGTTGGGGCTGCACACCATGAGCATGGCGGCGCCCCTGCTTCAGCAGGAGCTGCGCGAGCGCCAGGCCACGGCCAACGAGCCGCCGCAGGAGAGCTAAAAGGTCGGCGTGCAGTACAACACGATTGATGAACCGCGGGCCGTTTTGGCATGGCACCCAAACGCAAGCCCGGGAAGCGCAACGTACTGTTCCGCTTCCTGGCATAAGCGGTAAGGCCCCCGTCGCGGGTAGTCGGCCTGTGCCGTTGGCATCCTCTCTTGAAGAGGATTGCCAACACGGGAACCTGGATCGCTGAATTCCAAGTGTCGGCGCTCGTGGAGCGGTTACTGAATTACCTCACTGCATATTTGAAAGGACACGATGACTCTGCCTGACAAAATGACACTGAATACTGTACGCCGTAGTCTTGTGCGCGCCACGATGGCCGGATTGTTTGCGGCTTCGACGTCGATCGCTGTGGGCCAGCCTTTGGCAGATCGCCCTATTCGCATCATTGCCGTTGGCACGCCGGGAGCGACGGCGGATATTCTGGCGCGAGTAGTGGCCGACTCCTTGACCAAGAGCTTGGGGCAACCCGTCGTCGTGGAACCCAAGCCAGGGGCGGGTGGTGCTGTGGCCATGGAATCCTTTTTGAGAGCGCCTGCAGACGGATACACCTACCTGCTGTCCATTAGCAGCCTGGTTTCGGAGCTGCCCTACACGTTCAAGCCCAAATACGATCCGTTCACGGCGATTCGGCCACTGGTGGAACTGGGAAGCATGGGCGCGATGCTAGTGGGCAATATCAACCTGCCACCCAAGAACTTTCAGGAGTTGGTTACCTATGTGAAGGCCAACAAGGGGAGGGTCAATATCGGGTCGTTCTCGCCGGGAACGATGTCGCACATACTCGGACTCCAATTGAACCAGCTGGCGGGGCTCGACATGAACATCATCCAATACAACGGGTCCACTCCCGGATTGGTGGATGTTATGGCGGGAAACGTCCAGTTTCAGATGGATGTGCCATTGACTTCCGTGCCATTGATCAAAGCGGGAAAGCTCAGGATATTCGCCGTCAGCTCGCCCAAGCGCTCCGAATTGATGCCGGAAGTCCCGACCTTCGCCGAATTGGGGTATGAGGCGATGACACGGACCTCGTGGATGGGACTGTGGACGCTCCCTGGTGTGCCTGGCGCGATCCAGCAACGTATCCGGAGCGAAGTTTTGAAGGCGTTGAATACGCCAGAGATTGCCGCTCGGCTCTCCTCGCTGGGTCTGAGTGTGACATCCAAGAATCCGCGCACGCCCGAGGAATTGTCCATCAGCTTGAAAAAGGACTACCAGACAACGGGCGCAGTGCTTCAGGCGGTGGGCTATTAGCCGCAGCAAGCGTTTCGGCGGATTTTTCCGGCATGCGTGCAGCGTCGCTCTTCGAGAGGAGGACGCCGTGAATCAGGGCGCGTCGCCCGATGCAAACCAATGCAAAGACCGAGGAGCACAAAGTTGGGCCATATCAGCAGCAATACCACATGTTTTGATCGAACATCCCAGCCAGTTCGGCGAGGTCGAAACCGCCTCGCCGCGAACATGAAGAAGACGGGACTGGTCCTTGTCATGGCCGGCGCAGGATGCGGTACGGCGCTGGCTCAGGGCGGCGTCACGCTGTACGGCGTTGCCGACGCCGACCTCGAGTTTGCCAACCACGTGGGCTTGGCGCCAGCCCCGGCCAATGGCTACAATCCCGGCCCAGGCAACAAGGTCTACCGGATGAACTCGGGCGGCTTGTCAGGCTCGCGTTGGGGCTTGCGAGGCAGGGAAGACCTCGGCAGTGGGATGTCGTCGCTGTTCGTGCTGGAAGGCGGCTACAACGAGGACGCCGGCACCTCGCAGCAGGGCGGTCGGCTGTTCGGCCGCTCGGCGTACGTCGGCCTCGCGAGCAAAAACTATGGACAGGTGGCCTTTGGCCGGCAGTACACGTCGCTGTTCGACTCGATGTCGAACTTTGTGCCGGCGCTCTACGCCACGTCTTATGAGCCCAGCGCTTTGCTGCTGGGGCCTAACTATCGTGAAGACAACACGGTCAAGTACAAGGGCGCATTCGGTCCACTGACCGCATCGTTGCATTGGTCGTTCGGCGTCGGTCTGGCTGTGCCGCAGACCAGTCCACTGCTGGTTGCCGGTGGGGGTAACGGTGAGGTGCCTGGCCAGTTCCGTCGGAACACCGGTTATGGCGCGGGACTGTCCTATATCGCCGGCGGCATCAGCATCTCGGCAGGCTATGACCAGTTCAACCCTGCCTTCGGCAACGGCACGGGCACCTTCAAGAACGCGGCAATTGCAGGCAGCTATGCCTTTGGCAATGCCAAGGTCATGGGCGGTTATCGCTGGGGTCAGAACCGCGGAGCGAACGGCAGCATGGTCAAGCGCGACGACTACTACTGGATCGGCGGCCAATACCAGGTGACGTCGGCGCTGGGCCTGATCGCGGAGTTTGCCTACGACAATATCAAGAACCTGTTCGGCAACCAATCGATGCCCAATCCCTGGCAGATCAACCTGATCGGCACCTACTCGTTCTCGAAGCGCACCGATGTCTATCTGACGTCGGCCTATTCGAAAAATGCAGGGCTGGGACTGGATTCGCTGGCCAACGGCTTCGCCAACAGCCTTGCGCTGGGCAACAGCTATACCCTCGGCCGGGGCGAATCCAACATGCTGGGGATCGCACTGGGCGTGCGCCACAAGTTCTGAGTGCGCCGGGAGACCGGTAAGGAGTAGGTGGTGAAAGTCCACTGCGATGAAGGAATAGCGAACCACATCGGCCCCGAGCCGTGCGCAGGCCACCGTGAGGTGGTCAGCGAAGCGTCGGTAGGGGAACGTGCGGGCCAGCCATCGAGCCGCGATAGTTGTGTTGTTCCGGGTGCCGACGCGGTTCAGAACGCGGAAGGCAACATGAAGGGGCGCGTGAACGCGAGTGCCTCGACGACCCGGCGTGGTCCAAGACCCTGGCACGCACGGACGCTCTTTGCGCGGGAACCGGGAGATCTCTCGTCTGGCCAGTCGCAGCATGGCCTGGTCCGCATCGGGAAGGCGAGGAGCCGTAGCCGATGATGAACGGACGGGAGAAGTCAGACTCCGCCGTACTAGCGAGGAAGCCTGCGAACAATGCCGGGAAATCGGCTGCGGAGTGGGTGGAGCGAAGGGCGGGGACCAAGGGGAACATGGGTCAGTCCAACACGTGCCGGGCGCAGAACCGGGCAAGCGTGCCACAGGGGCTGGAACGTGTACGGCGAGCTGCAAGGCAGCGGAAGAAGGAGCGGTTCACTGCGTTGCTGCATCACGTCACTGCCGACCGGCTTCGGGAGTCGTTTTATGCGCTCAAACGCAACGCGGCTCCGGGAGTGGATGGCATGACGTGGAGGTACTACGAGGCAGGACTGGAGGAGCATCTCCAGCGTCTGCACACGCAAGTACTCAGCGGAGCGTATCGGGCGCTACCCGTTCGGCGGCAGTACATACCAAAGCCGGACGGCAAACAGCGTCCATTGGGGATTGCCGCACTGGAAGACAAAATCGTCCAGCGCGCGGTGGTTGGAGTGCTAAATGCGATCTACGAGGAAGACTTCCTCGGTTTCTCGTACGGGTTCCGACCCGGACGCAGTCAGCATGATGCGTTGGACGCGTTGGCAACGGCCATCATCCGCACCCCGGTGAACTGGATCCTAGACGCCGACATCCGGAGCTTCTTCGACTCGGTCAGTCAGGACTGGCTGGTTCGGTTCATGGAGCATCGGATCGGCGACGAGCGCGTCATTCGCCTTGTGCGGAAATGGCTCAAGGCGGGCGTTCTGGAGAATGGGGAACTGAGCGTCAGTGAAACCGGTACACCGCAGGGTTCGGTGGCTTCGCCACTGTTCGCGAACGTGTATATGCACTACGTGTTTGATCTCTGGGCCAACCGGTGGCGACGGCGGGAAGCTAAAGGCAACGTCATCATTCTGCGGTACGCGGATGATGTTGTGGTTGGCTTCGAGCACGAAGCTGACGCGCGGCGCTTCTGGGACGCGATGCGACAGAGGCTGGAGGAGTTCTCGCTTGCGCTTCACCCGGACAAGACGAGGCTACTGGAGTTTGGCCGCAACGCAGCGGCCAACCGCCAGAGTCGAGGCCTTGGCCGGCCGGAGACCTTCGCCTTCCTGGGCTTCATCTTTATCTGCGGACGATCGCGTCGCGGTGCCTTCCAGTTGCAGAGGAAGACTCGCGGTGATCGCATGCGGGCGAAGCTCAGGCAGATCAAGGAGGACCTGCGACGGCGCATGCACGACCCGATTCCTGCGCAAGGAAAATGGCTTGGGCAGGTGGTGCGCGGATACTTCGCGTACCACGCGGTACCAACGAACTCGCGAGCGCTCAGCGCGTTCCGTTACCACGTTGTTGACCTCTGGCGGCGTGCGCTCAGGCGCCGCAGCCAAAAGGATCATATGACGTGGACGCGGGTCGAGCGGATCGCGGATGCCTGGCTCCCGCAGCCTCGAATCCTTCATCCATGGCCGGACCGGCGCTTTGCCGTCAAACACCCGAGGTAGGAGCCGTATGCCCGAATCGGGCTCGTACGGATCTGTGCGGGGGGTGCTCAGTAATGGGCATTCCTACCGCGATGTGCGCCGGGAGACCGGTAAGGAGTAGGTGGTGAAAGTCCACTGCGATGAAGGAATAGCGAATCACATCGGCCCCGAGCCGTGCGCAGGCCACCGTGAGGTGGTCAGCGAAGCGTCGGTAGGGGAACGTGCGGGCCAGCCATCGAGCCGCGATAGTTGTGTTGTTCCGGGTGCCGACGCGGTTCAGAACGCGGAAGGCAACATGAAGGGGCGCGTGAACGCGAGTGCCTCGACGACCCGGCGTGGTCCAAGACCCTGGCACGCACGGACGCTCTTTGCGCGGGAACCGGGAGATCTCTCGTCTGGCCAGTCGCAGCATGGCCTGGTCCGCATCGGGAAGGCGAGGAGCCGTAGCCGATGATGAACGGACGGGAGAAGTCAGACTCCGCCGTACTAGCGAGGAAGCCTGCGAACAATGCCGGGAAATCGGCTGCGGAGTGGGTGGAGCGAAGGGCGGGGACCAAGGGGAACATGGGTCAGTCCAACACGTGCCGGGCGCAGAACCGGGCAAGCGTGCCACAGGGGCTGGAACGTGTACGGCGAGCTGCAAGGCAGCGGAAGAAGGAGCGGTTCACTGCGCTGCTGCACCACGT encodes:
- a CDS encoding membrane protein → MKKTGLVLVMAGAGCGTALAQGGVTLYGVADADLEFANHVGLAPAPANGYNPGPGNKVYRMNSGGLSGSRWGLRGREDLGSGMSSLFVLEGGYNEDAGTSQQGGRLFGRSAYVGLASKNYGQVAFGRQYTSLFDSMSNFVPALYATSYEPSALLLGPNYREDNTVKYKGAFGPLTASLHWSFGVGLAVPQTSPLLVAGGGNGEVPGQFRRNTGYGAGLSYIAGGISISAGYDQFNPAFGNGTGTFKNAAIAGSYAFGNAKVMGGYRWGQNRGANGSMVKRDDYYWIGGQYQVTSALGLIAEFAYDNIKNLFGNQSMPNPWQINLIGTYSFSKRTDVYLTSAYSKNAGLGLDSLANGFANSLALGNSYTLGRGESNMLGIALGVRHKF
- a CDS encoding RNA-directed DNA polymerase; this encodes MMNGREKSDSAVLARKPANNAGKSAAEWVERRAGTKGNMGQSNTCRAQNRASVPQGLERVRRAARQRKKERFTALLHHVTADRLRESFYALKRNAAPGVDGMTWRYYEAGLEEHLQRLHTQVLSGAYRALPVRRQYIPKPDGKQRPLGIAALEDKIVQRAVVGVLNAIYEEDFLGFSYGFRPGRSQHDALDALATAIIRTPVNWILDADIRSFFDSVSQDWLVRFMEHRIGDERVIRLVRKWLKAGVLENGELSVSETGTPQGSVASPLFANVYMHYVFDLWANRWRRREAKGNVIILRYADDVVVGFEHEADARRFWDAMRQRLEEFSLALHPDKTRLLEFGRNAAANRQSRGLGRPETFAFLGFIFICGRSRRGAFQLQRKTRGDRMRAKLRQIKEDLRRRMHDPIPAQGKWLGQVVRGYFAYHAVPTNSRALSAFRYHVVDLWRRALRRRSQKDHMTWTRVERIADAWLPQPRILHPWPDRRFAVKHPR
- a CDS encoding carboxymuconolactone decarboxylase (K03144: TFIIH4, GTF2H4, TFB2; transcription initiation factor TFIIH subunit 4); the encoded protein is MSPSQTPTCDALHAQGHWNPDWDAMASLAPDWTEQFMRMVSFPLNSPALDSRTFELVCIAIDASVTHMFAPGTRRHIRRALDLGVSADEIVAVLQLTATLGLHTMSMAAPLLQQELRERQATANEPPQES